DNA from Mesorhizobium loti R88b:
TCCGCCGAATGGTCGTGATGCGCATGATCATGTGCGCCGTGATCATGTTGGTGATCATGCACGCTGTGGTCGTGGTCATCGTGCGAATGATCATGCGCATGGTCGTGATGGTCGTGGACCTGCAGAGCGTGCGAGTGGGCATGCGCCGAGTGGTTGTGGGCCGCATGCGAATGCCCGGCGTGGGAATGCCCGGCGTGCGAATGGCCTGTATGGGAGTGACCGGCGTGAGAATGACCCGCATGGGCAGCCGACAGGCTGTAGGCGGGCGCCCTGCCGAACAGGCGCAGGATGGACGGGCCGAGCTTGCGCCACAGCAGCCAGGCTCCGAACAGGGTGACGAGGGCAAAGCTCATGATCTCCATGAACCAGGCCGCGTCGGTCATCGAGATGGTGGTGCCGCGCAGGACGAAATAGGCGAGCAGCATGACCACGATCGCCGTCAGGCCCTGCAGCAGGGCCGAGACGAAAGACAACAGGATGCCGCGCCGCAGCGCCACTTCATTGGCCACCATATAGGATGAGATCACCGCCTTGCCGTGGCCGGGGCCGGCGGCATGGAAAATGCCATAGGCGAAGGACAGGCCGATGAGGATCCAGATCTTGCTGCCATCCTGGCGCATCGCCTTCATGGCGCCGGCAAGAGCGCGGTAGAATTCCTGCTGCCGCAGATTGATCCACATCAGGATGTGGGCGAACGGACCGGTGGTCGGCGCCATGCCGTCATTGACGCCGATGCCGAGCGAGGACTGGGCGTGCGCGGCATTGGCGAAATGCATCGCGGCAAAGGCGAGGGCCAACAGGCCGAGTGCCAAACGCAGGGACGGTTTCGTCACCGGGGTCATCCTTCTGGCTGACAGGTCAGTTCGAGCTTGGTGGCAAAGATCTTGCTCATGTCGGTGCCTGTCGGGTCATTGAAGAACGCGTCCGTCAGGGTCTTCTGGTTTTCCTTGATGGCTTCATCCGGGTCCGGACGGATCACCTTGCTGGTGCAATTCGACGGCAAGCCTTCGACCGTGATGTTGGAATCCTCGGTGAAGTCGATCGCCGTGTAGAAGGTCGGGTCATAGACGCCGATGTCGATCGTACCGGTCAGCTTGATCGGCACCTTGGGTTCGGACTCGAACAGGATGATCAGCTGGTCGTTGTCGAAATTGGCCATCAAATGAGGCGGAGGCGTCATCGTCACGTCCTTGCCATTTTGCGTGACGAGCTGGAAATAGTTGAACTCGGCCAGCGAGGCATGAACGGTGTCGGCGACATCCTTCAGCTCCTTGTCGTCAAGCTTCAGGTCGGAGTTCTTGTCGAACTCCATCATCACCGTACTCGAAAACAGGTCGTCGAAGCGCCAGAGATGGCGCAGCGCTTTCACACTTTGGTGATCCGGGGACAGGATCACGTCGAGCCGGGCCTCGGCGAAGACGTGTGGGTGCACGTAAGCCGGTCCAGTGACGGCAAAGACCGCCGCCAAGGCCGAAGCCAGCATGATTGCGTGCCGTTTCAGGTGCATTTCCGGTCGCGATTCCATCGGCCTCGGAGAGAGTGTCGAGAGTTACCAGAAAGGGGGCGAAATTGGGACCGGGACATGGTTGGAACAGGTCAAGCGACCTCGCGCGTCCTGAACCACTGCACCAGGAAGTCGACGAAAACACGGACCTTGGCCGGCAGATAGCGGCGGTGCGGGTAGACGGCGAAGATGCCGCCGCCGGACAGGATGCGGTCGTCGAGCGCCGTCACCAGCGCACCGCTCTTGAGATCGGGCGAGGCGATGAAGTCCGGCAGGATGCAAAATCCGAGTCCCGAGACGGCAGCAGCGCGCGCCGCCATCGGGCTGTTGACCTCGATCGGACCCGACACGGCGACGCTCAACTGATCGTTGTTGTCGCCCTTGAATGCCCAGTTGTTCAGCCCGCGGCCATTCGTGTCGACGATGCAGGGCATGTGGCCGAGATCCTG
Protein-coding regions in this window:
- a CDS encoding nickel/cobalt transporter, with the protein product MTPVTKPSLRLALGLLALAFAAMHFANAAHAQSSLGIGVNDGMAPTTGPFAHILMWINLRQQEFYRALAGAMKAMRQDGSKIWILIGLSFAYGIFHAAGPGHGKAVISSYMVANEVALRRGILLSFVSALLQGLTAIVVMLLAYFVLRGTTISMTDAAWFMEIMSFALVTLFGAWLLWRKLGPSILRLFGRAPAYSLSAAHAGHSHAGHSHTGHSHAGHSHAGHSHAAHNHSAHAHSHALQVHDHHDHAHDHSHDDHDHSVHDHQHDHGAHDHAHHDHSADEVCETCGHSHAPDPALLSGDRFDWRTAWSAVAAVGIRPCSGALIVLSFALLNGLWLGGLLSVLAMSLGTAITVSALATLAVTAKNWAVYFAGDGRMGNRIHSIVEIGGAAFVFLFGLLLLSASLTGSV
- a CDS encoding DUF1007 family protein; the encoded protein is MHLKRHAIMLASALAAVFAVTGPAYVHPHVFAEARLDVILSPDHQSVKALRHLWRFDDLFSSTVMMEFDKNSDLKLDDKELKDVADTVHASLAEFNYFQLVTQNGKDVTMTPPPHLMANFDNDQLIILFESEPKVPIKLTGTIDIGVYDPTFYTAIDFTEDSNITVEGLPSNCTSKVIRPDPDEAIKENQKTLTDAFFNDPTGTDMSKIFATKLELTCQPEG